Sequence from the Streptomyces sp. NBC_00358 genome:
CTGGTCGCCCTGGCGAGTGTGGCGATCGGGGCGAAGGCACTGCCGCTGGACCAGGTGTGGCACGGCCTGTTCCACGACTCGGGGACCTACTCCGATGTCGTGGTCGGCGACCGGATCTCCCGAACCGTGCTCGGGCTGCTGGTCGGCGCCGCGCTCGGGCTGTCCGGCGCCGTCCTCCAGGCGCTCACCCGCAATCCGCTGGCCGACCCCGGTCTGCTCGGCATCAACGCGGGCGCGTCCGCCGCGGTCGTCACCGCGATCACCTACTTCGGCGTCACCTCGCTGAGCGGCTATGTCTGGTTCGCCTTCGTCGGGGCGGCCGCGGTCGGGGCCCTGGTCTGGTTCCTGGGCGGCAGCCGGGGCGCGACGCCGGTACGGCTCGCGCTGGCCGGAACCGCCATCAGCGCCGCGCTCTACGGCTATCTGCAGGCCGTGATGATCATGGATGACGCGGCGCTGGGCAAGATGCGCTTCTGGACGGTCGGTTCGCTCGCCTCCGCGACCGACTCGACGATCAAGCAGGTGGCCCCCTTCCTGGCCGTCGGCACGCTGCTCGCGCTGGCCCTCGCCAGGCCGCTGAACGCGGTGGCCATGGGCGACGACACCGCCCGGGCGCTCGGCGCCAACCTGAACCGCACCCGCGCGCTCTCCATGGCCGCCGCCACCGTGCTGTGCGGCGCCGCTACCGCCGCCTGCGGACCGATCGTGTTCGTCGGGCTGATGGTCCCGCACGTCGTCCGCTCCTTCACCGGCCCCGATCTGCGCTGGATCCTGCCGTACGCCACGGTTCTGTCGCCCGTGCTGCTGCTCGGCGCCGATGTCCTCGGGCGGATGGTCGCCCGGCCGGCGGAGCTCCAGGTCGGCATCGTCACCGCGGTGCTCGGCGGTCCGGTCTTCATCTTTCTCGTACGGCGACGGAGGACGGCGCAGCTGTGACGACCCGACGTATCCGACCGGCCGGGGCCCAACGCCTCCCGGCATCTCCCGCCCGCCGTGTCCGGGCCGTCCGCACGGGCGGCGGCGGGCTGTCCGTCCGCCTGGACATCCGCACCTTCGCCGTGGTCGTGCTGCTGCTGGTGGCCGCGGCCACCGCGAGCGTGGTGCTCATCGGCACCGGCGACTTCCCGATCCCGCCCGGTGACGTGCTCAGGACCCTGGCGGGCGACGGCAGCGCGAGCCAGGAGTTCATCGTCCACGACCTGCGGCTGCCGCGTGTCCTCGTCGGGCTGCTGGTGGGGGCCTCGCTCGGGCTGGGTGGAGCGCTCTTCCAGTCCATCTCGCGCAATCCGCTGGGCAGCCCGGACGTGCTCGGCCTCGGGCAGGGTTCCACGGCCGGCGCGCTCATCATGATCGTGCTGTACTCGGGCAGCGCCACCGAGGTCGCACTCGGGGCTCTCGTCGGCGGCCTCGTGACCGGGCTCGCCATCTATCTGCTCGCGTGGAAGCGGGGGGTGCACGGCTATCGGCTGGTCCTGGTCGGTATCGGTGTCTCCGCGATCGTCACGGCGGTCAACGGCTATCTCCTCACGAAGGCCGACATCGTCGACGCGGCCCGCGCCGTCGTCTGGATGACCGGCTCCCTCAACGGCCGTGACTGGGCGCAGGTCTGGCCGCTGCTCATCATGTGCCTGGTCCTCGTCCCTCTCGTGCTCGGCAACGCGCGCGGGCTGCGGATGATGGAGATGGGCGACGACGTGTCGTACGCCCTCGGAGTGAGCGTCGAGCGGACGCGACTGCTGCTGATGGTGGCCGCGGTCCTGCTCACCGCGGGCGCCACGGCCGCCGCGGGACCGGTCGGTTTCGTGGCGCTCACCGCGCCGCAACTGGCCCGGCGGCTCACCCGGTCGCCCGGACCCAATCTGGTGCCGTCCATGTGCATGGGCGCGACCCTGCTCATCGTCGCGGACTGGGCCTCGCAGCGGGCGTTCGGCGCCGACCAGTTGCCCGTCGGCGTCGTGACGGGAGTCCTCGGCGGCGTCTATCTGCTGTGGCTGCTGGTCACCGAGCGCAAGGCGGGCCGGATATGAGCGGCCCGGCCCGGCCGAGTGTGAACGTCGAGGCGAACCCGACCGCGAGCGGCCCGGCGAACCCGACCGCGAGCGGACCGAAGAGCGCGGCGCGGGTGAACGACCGGGCGCACGAGAACATCCCAAGGAGCACTGTGAACCGCCTGTCCGCCGACAACGTCACCCTCGGCTACGACCAGCGCGTCATCGCGGAGAAGCTGTCGGTGGAGATCCCCGACAACTCGTTCACGGTGATCGTCGGCCCGAACGCCTGCGGCAAGTCCACACTGCTGCGCGCCCTCTCGCGCATGCTGAAGCCCTCGGTGGGGCGTGTGCTGCTGGACGGACAGGTCATCCAGTCGATGCCCGCCAAGAAGGTGGCCCGCACCCTCGGACTGCTGCCGCAGTCGTCGATCGCGCCGGACGGGATCACGGTCGGCGACCTGGTCGGCCGGGGCCGCTACCCGCACCAGGGTCTGCTGCGCCAGTGGTCGGCGCAGGACGAGCGGGTGGTCCGGGAGTCGATGGCCTCGACCGGCGTCGCCGAGCTCGCCGATCGCTTTGTCGACGAATTGTCCGGCGGTCAGCGCCAGCGGGTGTGGATCGCGATGGCGCTCGCCCAGCAGACCCCGCTGCTCCTCCTCGACGAGCCGACCACCTACCTCGACATCCAGCACCAGATCGACGTCCTCGACCTGTGCGCCGAGCTCCACGAGACGCGGGGCCGCACGCTGGTCGCCGTCCTGCACGACCTCAACCACGCGGCTCGGTACGCCACCCACCTGATCGCCCTGCGCGGCGGCGAGGTCGTCGCCGAGGGCGCGCCGAACGACATCGTGACGGCCGACCTGGTCGAGGAGGTCTTCGGGCTGCGCTGCCAGGTCATCGACGACCCGGAGACCGGGACACCGCTCGTGGTGCCCGCGGCGCGCAGGGCACGGGCGAGGGCCGCCACGGCCGCCGAGGAAGCGTCCTGAGCCGGGGCTACAGAAGCGTGCCGAGCCGGAGCTACAGAAGCGTCCTGAGCCGGAACAGGTCGCGCAGGCCCGCCTCCAGCTTCACCCGGCCCGATCCCCAGGCCTTCGCGAAGTTCAGCTCGCCGTTCACCATGGACACCAGGTCGTCGCCGCTCATGGTCAGACGGATCTGGGCCCTCTCCGGGGGCGGCCCCTGCAGCGTGTCGAGCACCTCGATCCGGCCACCCCTGAGCCGGCCGACGAAGGTGATGTCCAGGTCGGTGATACGGCAGCTCAGCGAGCGGTCCAGGGCCGCCGCGGTGCGGACGTCGCCTTCGGCGCTCGCCATGTTGTCCGAAAGTTTGTCGAGTGCGGTGCGGCACTCCTCAGTCGTCGCCATCGTGATCGACGGTACCGCAGCCCTTCGCGGTAGCGTCGGGGCATGAACGACTCAGTGCCCGAGGGCGCGCTCCCCGAGGCCGTGACCGCGGCGGAGCCCGGCCCGCCCGCCGGAGCGGCGCCGCAACCCGCGTACGACCCCGCCGCGCCGGCCCCGCTGAACGTCCCGCGCGTCCCCTCGGGCGACGCCGGCGTCGACCAGCGGCTCGACCGGCTGGCCGACGCCGACGACCTCGCCACGGACGGACATGTCGAGGTGTACGAGGATGTGCACCGGGGGCTGCGCGACGCGCTCACCGCGCTCGACGTCCGTCCGGGAGTTCCGGCTCCCGCCGGTCAACCGACCGCCGGCCCTCGATGAGACCCTTCGGGGCACACCCGTCCATGCCGTACGACCGCAGGAGCTGAACCGAACGTGGCAGGAGTGGCACGCCGCCGCCTCGACGCCGAGCTGGTCCGCAGGAAGCTCGCCCGTTCACGCGAGCACGCCGGACAGCTGATCGCCGCGGGCCGGGTCAGCGTGGGCAAGACCCTCGCGACCAAGCCCGCCACCCAGGTCGAGACCGCCGCGGCGATCGTGGTCAGCAAGGACGACGACGACCCCGACTACGTCTCGCGCGGCGGACACAAGCTCGCCGGCGCGCTCGCCGTCTTCGTGCCCGAGGGCCTGAAGGTCGAGGGGCGGCGGGCGCTGGACGCCGGCGCGTCCACCGGGGGCTTCACCGACGTCCTGCTGCGCGCGGGCGCCGCCCACGTCGTCGCCGTGGACGTCGGATACGGACAACTCGCCTGGTCTCTCCAGAGCGATGAACGCGTCACCGTCAAGGACCGTACGAACGTACGCGAGTTGACGTTGGAGGCGATCGATGGGGAGCCCGTGGACCTTGTTGTCGGGGATCTGTCCTTCATCCCGCTCGGACTGGTGCTGCCCGCCCTCGCGCGGTGCACGGCGCCGGATGCCG
This genomic interval carries:
- a CDS encoding FecCD family ABC transporter permease is translated as MRPAGAQRLPASPARRVRAVRTGGGGLSVRLDIRTFAVVVLLLVAAATASVVLIGTGDFPIPPGDVLRTLAGDGSASQEFIVHDLRLPRVLVGLLVGASLGLGGALFQSISRNPLGSPDVLGLGQGSTAGALIMIVLYSGSATEVALGALVGGLVTGLAIYLLAWKRGVHGYRLVLVGIGVSAIVTAVNGYLLTKADIVDAARAVVWMTGSLNGRDWAQVWPLLIMCLVLVPLVLGNARGLRMMEMGDDVSYALGVSVERTRLLLMVAAVLLTAGATAAAGPVGFVALTAPQLARRLTRSPGPNLVPSMCMGATLLIVADWASQRAFGADQLPVGVVTGVLGGVYLLWLLVTERKAGRI
- a CDS encoding TlyA family RNA methyltransferase, translated to MAGVARRRLDAELVRRKLARSREHAGQLIAAGRVSVGKTLATKPATQVETAAAIVVSKDDDDPDYVSRGGHKLAGALAVFVPEGLKVEGRRALDAGASTGGFTDVLLRAGAAHVVAVDVGYGQLAWSLQSDERVTVKDRTNVRELTLEAIDGEPVDLVVGDLSFIPLGLVLPALARCTAPDADLVMMVKPQFEVGKDRLGSGGVVRSPELRAETVRGVAGRAHELGLGVKGVTASPLPGPSGNVEYFLWLRAGAPELDPADVDRAVAEGPR
- a CDS encoding ABC transporter ATP-binding protein codes for the protein MSGPARPSVNVEANPTASGPANPTASGPKSAARVNDRAHENIPRSTVNRLSADNVTLGYDQRVIAEKLSVEIPDNSFTVIVGPNACGKSTLLRALSRMLKPSVGRVLLDGQVIQSMPAKKVARTLGLLPQSSIAPDGITVGDLVGRGRYPHQGLLRQWSAQDERVVRESMASTGVAELADRFVDELSGGQRQRVWIAMALAQQTPLLLLDEPTTYLDIQHQIDVLDLCAELHETRGRTLVAVLHDLNHAARYATHLIALRGGEVVAEGAPNDIVTADLVEEVFGLRCQVIDDPETGTPLVVPAARRARARAATAAEEAS
- a CDS encoding FecCD family ABC transporter permease — its product is MLVDSPPEQRAETAPAPPTRRAIRTLGLLVSVGVLLLVALASVAIGAKALPLDQVWHGLFHDSGTYSDVVVGDRISRTVLGLLVGAALGLSGAVLQALTRNPLADPGLLGINAGASAAVVTAITYFGVTSLSGYVWFAFVGAAAVGALVWFLGGSRGATPVRLALAGTAISAALYGYLQAVMIMDDAALGKMRFWTVGSLASATDSTIKQVAPFLAVGTLLALALARPLNAVAMGDDTARALGANLNRTRALSMAAATVLCGAATAACGPIVFVGLMVPHVVRSFTGPDLRWILPYATVLSPVLLLGADVLGRMVARPAELQVGIVTAVLGGPVFIFLVRRRRTAQL
- a CDS encoding SCP2 sterol-binding domain-containing protein yields the protein MATTEECRTALDKLSDNMASAEGDVRTAAALDRSLSCRITDLDITFVGRLRGGRIEVLDTLQGPPPERAQIRLTMSGDDLVSMVNGELNFAKAWGSGRVKLEAGLRDLFRLRTLL